The following coding sequences lie in one Enterococcus sp. 9E7_DIV0242 genomic window:
- a CDS encoding PTS system mannose/fructose/sorbose family transporter subunit IID gives MSNQKLTTKELNAISWRYILGSQLNWNYERMMSTGYLYGILPVLKKFYGHDETQLQDMLRTHNQFFNTNAIFGNLIMGIDVAIEEQDGYKAKDTIVALKTALMGSLAGVGDSLFHVIWGTIFGSIAGTLAQNGSVVGCVIWIIANIALLFGRAALLPLGYKQGVKLVTTLKDKLAAFTNAATVLGVTVIGALIPSVVKATVPFVYKKDGVELVIQDTLDAILPSLVPILLVMLTYWMLGQKKLNSTRVIWLILILSIVLSALGILG, from the coding sequence ATGAGTAATCAAAAATTAACGACGAAGGAATTAAATGCCATCAGTTGGCGCTATATTTTGGGAAGTCAATTGAACTGGAACTATGAACGGATGATGAGTACCGGGTATCTATATGGTATCTTACCTGTGCTGAAAAAATTCTATGGCCATGATGAAACACAGTTACAAGATATGCTCCGTACGCACAATCAGTTTTTTAATACTAACGCAATTTTTGGTAATTTGATCATGGGGATCGATGTAGCAATCGAGGAACAAGATGGTTACAAAGCGAAAGACACGATCGTTGCTTTGAAAACAGCTTTGATGGGTTCTCTGGCTGGTGTAGGTGATTCTTTATTCCATGTCATTTGGGGAACGATTTTTGGGTCGATTGCCGGTACATTGGCACAAAATGGCTCTGTTGTAGGGTGTGTTATTTGGATCATTGCTAATATCGCTTTGCTGTTTGGACGCGCGGCTCTACTGCCGCTAGGCTACAAACAAGGTGTGAAGCTAGTCACGACTTTGAAGGATAAATTGGCTGCCTTTACAAATGCGGCAACTGTTCTTGGAGTTACTGTTATCGGGGCTTTGATTCCATCTGTAGTAAAAGCGACGGTTCCATTTGTTTATAAAAAAGATGGCGTAGAATTGGTTATTCAAGATACATTGGATGCAATCCTGCCATCATTAGTTCCAATCCTATTGGTAATGCTGACTTACTGGATGTTGGGACAGAAAAAATTGAATTCAACACGCGTAATCTGGTTGATTTTGATTCTGTCTATCGTGCTTAGCGCATTAGGTATATTAGGGTAA
- a CDS encoding PTS mannose/fructose/sorbose transporter subunit IIAB produces the protein MRNILLISHGKMAEGVKSSLEMIVGRQEQVSIVSLKPDGDNIQFENDLLAEMKALNGKTLIIADLAGGTPCNVAVKNFLDNEQVEIVAGMSLPLVIEAAVNPQITAEELVKLSKDSLIDVKAKMKQVDQASTDGQSTEVDLSNYEAYEGKANLVNVRIDERLIHGQVAGIWSTSLDTQRIIVANDEAAADPLQKSSLRMAAPTSMRLSVLPVAEAAENIQKGKYGKQRLFLLFKNPTDVLRYLEAGGMLETVNVGNMSYKEGAREVTKSIQVLKEEEQVFEVITSKGVKITAQLVPNDPSIDFMDKLRN, from the coding sequence GTGAGAAATATTTTATTGATCAGTCATGGCAAAATGGCTGAGGGGGTCAAAAGCAGTCTGGAAATGATTGTTGGTCGACAGGAACAAGTTAGTATTGTTTCACTGAAACCGGATGGAGACAATATCCAGTTTGAAAATGATTTATTGGCGGAAATGAAAGCCCTTAACGGGAAAACGTTGATTATTGCAGATTTGGCTGGTGGAACCCCGTGTAATGTGGCGGTAAAAAACTTTTTAGACAATGAACAGGTCGAAATCGTTGCGGGGATGTCACTTCCTTTAGTCATCGAGGCGGCTGTCAATCCACAAATCACTGCGGAAGAGTTAGTGAAGCTCTCAAAAGACAGTTTGATAGACGTTAAAGCAAAAATGAAGCAAGTAGATCAAGCGTCTACCGATGGGCAGTCAACAGAAGTAGATTTGTCTAACTACGAGGCGTATGAAGGAAAGGCCAATCTTGTAAATGTTAGAATCGATGAGCGGTTGATTCATGGTCAAGTGGCTGGTATTTGGTCAACAAGTTTGGATACACAGCGTATTATTGTTGCCAATGATGAAGCAGCAGCTGATCCTTTGCAAAAATCATCGCTTCGAATGGCAGCGCCAACATCTATGCGTTTATCTGTATTACCTGTAGCAGAAGCAGCAGAGAACATTCAAAAAGGAAAGTATGGGAAGCAAAGACTATTTTTACTATTCAAGAATCCGACCGATGTTCTGAGATATCTGGAAGCAGGGGGAATGCTGGAAACTGTGAATGTTGGGAATATGAGCTACAAAGAAGGCGCCAGAGAAGTGACAAAGAGTATTCAGGTGCTGAAAGAAGAAGAACAGGTCTTTGAAGTCATCACTTCAAAAGGTGTAAAAATCACCGCGCAACTTGTACCAAACGATCCATCAATCGATTTTATGGATAAGCTAAGAAATTAA
- a CDS encoding GntR family transcriptional regulator: MIPKYEQIKQDLLREIKNHTFIPGDKFYSEADIKRNYSVSSITAVKALNELTNAGYLYRVQGKGTFVSKSKISQSVKFSDIELHAIDTEKVEVLSVKEEQEPAILKELGLPSNSSYYKIIRVRSFDAVPFLIHITHLPKKLVKEPISDDLSIYSSIYERVRKDFGIDLFSLSSTETNEIVFPDDPELLNLLNLSFREPAVKQVKHSYLPDRSVAEYIISYKHWKYFKTKIEVEAE, from the coding sequence GTGATCCCTAAATATGAACAAATCAAACAAGATCTTTTACGTGAAATCAAAAACCATACATTTATTCCTGGCGATAAGTTTTATTCTGAAGCAGATATTAAACGAAATTATTCTGTTAGCTCGATCACAGCTGTCAAAGCATTGAACGAGCTGACCAATGCGGGTTATCTCTACCGTGTTCAAGGAAAAGGAACCTTTGTGTCTAAATCAAAAATTTCTCAAAGTGTGAAATTCTCCGATATCGAGCTGCATGCTATCGATACAGAAAAAGTTGAGGTTCTTTCCGTTAAGGAGGAGCAAGAACCGGCAATTTTGAAAGAACTGGGGTTGCCAAGCAATAGCTCTTATTACAAAATCATCCGTGTTCGCTCATTTGATGCCGTTCCTTTTCTCATTCATATTACTCACTTACCAAAAAAGCTGGTCAAAGAACCGATTTCGGATGATCTCTCTATCTATTCCAGTATTTATGAACGTGTCCGTAAGGATTTTGGTATTGACCTGTTTTCATTATCCTCTACTGAAACAAACGAAATCGTCTTTCCAGATGATCCTGAGTTATTGAATTTACTAAATCTAAGCTTCAGAGAGCCGGCGGTTAAACAAGTGAAGCACTCTTACCTGCCTGATCGAAGTGTAGCGGAGTATATCATCAGCTACAAGCATTGGAAATACTTTAAAACCAAAATAGAAGTAGAAGCTGAATAG
- a CDS encoding PTS mannose/fructose/sorbose/N-acetylgalactosamine transporter subunit IIC — translation MHLAAYQIILITVYAFIAINDSLISNTLTQPAIAGMISGMIMGDIKTGLMVGGTLQLMRLGIAAFGGASVPDYFTGAVMGTAFAVISGKGAEYGIGLAVPVSLLMLQLDVVARFCNVYLLHRVDKAIDNMQVNRIPRFVLSGSFLWGLSRAIPILLMLLVGDAAVTTITENTPEWLMTGLKTAGGVLPVVGVAILLRYLPTKQYIPYLLLGFFLAAYLQVPMLGVSIIGVVAAMLVFKRDSAKPVTQSASGSETFEGGYDGDE, via the coding sequence ATGCATTTAGCTGCGTATCAAATCATTCTTATTACGGTTTATGCATTTATTGCAATCAATGACTCACTTATTTCAAATACTTTGACACAGCCGGCAATAGCCGGAATGATTTCAGGAATGATCATGGGGGATATCAAGACAGGCTTGATGGTCGGAGGAACATTACAGCTAATGCGCCTTGGGATTGCAGCCTTTGGTGGTGCCTCAGTACCAGATTATTTCACAGGTGCTGTAATGGGGACTGCGTTTGCAGTGATTTCCGGAAAAGGGGCAGAATATGGCATTGGTTTAGCTGTTCCCGTTTCTCTGCTGATGCTTCAACTGGATGTTGTTGCACGTTTTTGTAATGTTTATCTGTTACACCGTGTAGATAAAGCCATCGACAACATGCAGGTCAATCGTATCCCGCGTTTCGTTTTATCAGGTTCGTTCCTATGGGGATTATCTCGTGCCATTCCAATCCTTCTGATGCTTCTGGTTGGTGATGCGGCAGTAACAACAATCACTGAAAACACGCCGGAATGGCTGATGACAGGACTGAAAACAGCTGGTGGCGTTCTACCAGTAGTCGGTGTGGCGATCTTACTTCGCTACTTACCAACCAAACAATACATTCCGTATTTATTACTAGGTTTCTTTTTAGCTGCCTATCTACAAGTACCGATGCTAGGTGTTTCAATTATTGGTGTAGTCGCAGCGATGTTGGTTTTCAAACGCGACAGTGCGAAGCCTGTGACACAATCAGCTTCAGGCTCAGAAACTTTTGAAGGAGGATATGACGGGGATGAGTAA